In a single window of the Lineus longissimus chromosome 4, tnLinLong1.2, whole genome shotgun sequence genome:
- the LOC135486748 gene encoding uncharacterized protein LOC135486748 has protein sequence MCNKVGVPLVEDKTVGPLTELDFVGIELDSRNMEARLPPDKIQKCTRLLDQFLGMEKATLRELQSLIGLLNFAVCVVPPGRPFLRRLINLTIGLKHHSHRRRITKEVKMDLSMWLEFLSGFNGRCFFLSDRFYSSDTLHLFSDSSTTIGFEVVFGTHWAYGVWEEQYRSLNIAILEFYPIVLALYLWSKELSNKVIVFHTDNEALVHVINKQSAKEPTILSILRRIGEITTRSARLTSLLERSDLQVDLASPSAGMSVVFRKYKHSKGSRPVVIQISPQDQKLLCPVVNMCNYLSVRPDTSGVVFPKPSLA, from the exons ATGTGCAACAAGGTTGGCGTTCCATTGGTCGAGGACAAGACGGTGGGTCCGCTAACGGAGCTTGATTTCGTGGGCATTGAGTTGGATTCAAGGAACATGGAGGCCAGGTTGCCCCCAGACAAGATTCAAAAGTGTACTCGCCTACTTGATCAATTTCTCGGCATGGAAAAGGCCACTCTCCGCGAGTTGCAGTCTCTCATCGGTCTGCTGAACTTTGCAGTCTGTGTGGTGCCCCCTGGGCGTCCTTTCCTTAGGCGACTCATCAATCTTACTATTGGTCTCAAGCATCACTCTCACAGGAGGCGTATCACCAAGGAGGTCAAGATGGATCTCAGCATGTGGCTGGAATTCTTATCTGGTTTTAATGGCCGTTGTTTTTTCCTCAGTGACCGATTTTATTCCTCTGATACTTTACATCTTTTCTCGGATAGTTCCACCACTATTGGATTCGAAGTGGTCTTTGGTACCCACTGGGCTTATGGCGTTTGGGAGGAACAGTATCGCTCACTCAATATCGCGATTCTGGAATTTTACCCCATTGTTTTGGCCCTTTACTTATGGTCCAAGGAATTGTCCAACAAAGTAATAGTTttccacacggacaatgaagcTTTGGTGCATGTGATTAATAAGCAGTCGGCTAAGGAGCCCACTATTCTATCTATTTTACGCAG GATTGGCGAGATTACCACGCGTTCCGCTAGGTTGACTTCACTTTTAGAACGTTCGGACCTTCAAGTAGATTTGGCTAGTCCATCAGCCGGTATGTCGGTTGTATTTAGAAAATACAAGCACAGCAAAGGCAGCCGGCCGGTTGTCATTCAGATCTCGCCCCAAGACCAAAAGTTGCTCTGCCCAGTGGTCAACATGTGCAATTATTTGTCTGTACGGCCTGACACATCTGGGGTGGTGTTCCCGAAGCCATCGTTAGCGTAA